From the Aspergillus puulaauensis MK2 DNA, chromosome 1, nearly complete sequence genome, the window GTAAGACTGGTCAGCTTCAACTCAGTCAAAGAGTCCTTCTGGGTTCCCAATGCTTTTATGGACCGGGGACCTAGATGGGAGAAGCTGAGTACTTCGAAGTACTCTAGGGAGTTGGGCCGGAGTGCATTGAAAAGatcttctgcctctgcctctgcatTCCCTGGCGGTTTATTTTGCCTGGCGTTATATAAGTGCTAGAACTTAAAATAGTCCGGTGGACCTTACCATATATAAATCCTGAGCTGCTTGAACTCAGGACAGTGATCGCGGATCTTGTCGCCTGCACGCTGGGAAAGTGCAGATCCAGACCACACAGTCAGGCTTTGTAATTGGGGAGACCCCTCAACCCATTCGTTTAATATCGTGGGTTGAACTGATATTATCAGATGAGATCAATGCTTTGCGAATGAGAACATACCGTCGCAAGACATGCCTCGTATCAAGGCGTTCTTCTTGACAATGGCTTCAAGGGATAAGCATGGACCACAAGTACAGGCAAACGATCACTTACCGGACCCAAGCTTCACCTTGATCCATTCGTTTTCTGGCAACGTCCTTGGCGAACGACGCCGCTTGTTCCCCTCTGAAACATACTCCTGAGATACGAACTCCAGAAGCTCCGGCGTGTAGAGTTCGCTACCAACGATTAGACAGAGTCAAGTATTCTGCAAGAATCACGTACTCTTTGACGGTGGACCCAGAACCGAGTAGATTCCCTAGATCATCTAGATCCAAATATCGGATATAGCTGTAATAAGGCAGATAAGTCAAATCCAGCGTAGAGAGGACGATAGATCGCCACAGGGTAATCCATTTCCTCAATGTGGGATTTTGATCCTCCCTGAAACTCGCTGGCGCAAACATGGGCCTTCGAGCCTGGGTTCTCAACTGCTCGTCCTCGGTCCCTCCGCCTCTTAAGGGTGAGGCGTCATAGATCCTATGGTGAGTATGAGCATGAACAGCGTCCAACACCGTGAGAATGCTACTGAATGTGCCAGAACTCACCGATATAAAACAGCCAACGCATGCTCCGTAAAGTGTCTCGATGCAAGAGCGCATTGGTATAGACTATTATGATCCCCCTCGTCTCCTAGGTTGTCCAGGACCATAAAGAGGATCTCACTAGGCAGAGTGACGGCCATTTCCACGACAGCAGTTCAGCCACCCCACAAGCTGGTATTCGTGAAAATGATACTCTTCATCAGCGTCTATAATGGAATATCGATGGATTCTGGACGCGAAGTTGGTGATAGAAATGCAGTTGACGACTAGGCAGTTCGCCTTACATGCGCGGAGCTGCTTATGTAAACACGCGTTCTTGGTCTGGACTGGAGCCTTAACTCTGTTGCTGCcttcaccaacaacaacagacGCTGAACGAATAGAACTACTTGACTCGGAGACTGGTCTTACCCAAAGACACCGGCTACGCGTATTGCGAGCCTGGCGAGATTTGTTTCTCGAGCCATGACCACTTTATCTCTGTGCCTCCTCCCAGGAGCATTATCTCGATTCCAGGATGCTCTAGTATGCCTGGCAAAAAATGGTGAAACAGTGGGCATTGAGGCCGAGTATGATCTGGTGTGTGGTGTTAAATGGAATGTACCTGAGGCTGTATTGTTTCTGACCCTGTGTAGCTTCGCCTGAGTTCGCTCAACTCAAGCAAGACGGCATATTCGTCCTTTGTATTTGATCCCGAGAAATTCTTTGAGAATTACGAGTTTTCAGTCAGCTCCCGGTCATCAAATACCAGAAAGTTCAGCTGTCAAGTATACTTGAAGGTACGCTTACTGATCCAAGTGAGGCTGAGCCTTGTGCTAATTCCACAGGCTCTGCTCTCGGTATTTCCTGGAAGAAACAATCGGCGGGATAAAGATACCGCGGTTGAGCGTTGCGAGATTGAGGTCCGTGAGCATCCAGACGAGACGGAGTGCCGGATTGTCATTCGGATGATATGTGGTCTTGGTTAGTACAACTGGCTAGTTATCTAGCTCGTGGCTAACTGTTACCAGGCGTGATCAAATCCTACAAGCTGACATACGAGTCCACCTCGATTCATCACGCTGTTTTCGACCGGTCACAAGCGATTAATGAATGGAGTATCGACCCGTTATTCCTGAAAGAGATCACAACCCATTTCAGCCCATCGGCCGAACAGCTAGACATCTATGCGGAAAACAACAAGGTGATCTTCACTAGCTTCACTACCAAGATTACCGACGGGAATGGTTCGTTTATAGACTCTATTTAGACAATCCTGTACTGATGTATGGCGTAGACACACTTAGACAGCCGGTGCACACATCGGTCGCCATCGACAAGACGGACTTTGAACATTTCCTAGCCGATGATGGAGTCCACGTCGCTATTAGCCTGAAGGATTTCAAGGCAGTGATATCCCACGCCGAAACTTCCAGGGTCATGATCACCGCCCGATACGCCCGTCCTTGCCGACCCTTACAGCTTGCCTACAATTTCGAGGGCATTCGAACAGAGTTCACCTTAATGACAACAGGCGAAGCAGGCCCGGAGGACCTACCGAGTTCCTCTAGGCCTGTACCGCAACTGTCGGCCAGACAAACGCCCGCACCCATACAAGTTAGTCAACCAAGTAACCCAGCAAACGCCAGACAGATAGCTCCTCCTCGTAACAGGCCCATTCGTCCTCTCACCGGGACATCCTCCCGAGGTACAGCAGAGAGTACACAGGCCACAACACAGCCGCAGCCGTCGACCAAGTTTGATAGTCTTTTTGTGCCGGCGGACGACGATAGACAATGGGACGTgcccgaggacgaggaaccCGAGGCTGAGGATATGCTCGGTTGGGACGCGACTGCAGACCCGGTAAGACGCAATTCGTTTGATGTTGCCAACGTCCTGCTAACGGTAGCAGGATAACCCCGAGAGTTTGGGGCCGCTTTTGCGGGATAGTGAACCCGCTCTAAGAGATCACGACCAGATGGACCTGAGCCATCAAGACGACATGGGGATTCCTCCAACACAACGCATGTCACAGGTAGGCCATTCCTCCCGTCTTGCGACTCAGCTAACATCCCGTAGCTCCACGGACTCGGGCTCTTCGACTGAAGCCTATTGCTTCGATGTTCATTCACGGACCGTGCCCGCTAGAACAGTCGGCAGAGAGCACTCAGGATGCAATAATCCAGCTCGTCGCAcagccagcaccaacaccgaccaCCTCAAAGCCTCCCTCAGGAAGGGGAACTCGGTTGCATGTACCCTTGACATTGCCCTGCGCATCTGTATTTGGTCCGCAGTTGCCATGCTCGCCCCATCCAAACGCGACGACAGACCTATCATCGAGTAGAGCAAGCGCATGCTCACTACCAACCGCCACCTCCTTTGCACTGCGCAAATCTCCCGGTGGTAGCTGACCGCGGTCATTCCGGCCCCAGGCAAGAACAGACATATCCTTTTGATGTACATAGACACCATGCCAACTAGCATCCATCTTCAAATACCCCTTCACATCCTCCGCTGCAGGCGTCCCTGCAAGGATTCCCCATTTATCTCCCAAAGAtccaagaacaacaaactcgcccttctccccatccccacaCAACACCGTAAACTCCCTCCCGCATACAGCATCAGTCACTCGAAACGGCACCCCTTCAATACGCTTCGGCTCCCAAACAATCTTctccccaaccaacccaccaCCCAACTGCCCCTTCCTCGACGCACCCCACCCATAAACCGCCCCATCCGAcaacacaacaacaacatgcCCCATCCCCGCCGCAATAGAAACCACCTCCAAGCCTCGCGGCGGGAAATCACGAATCTTCCCGACCTGAGCCTGCGTCATCTCAGTACCAAGCCCAAGCTCCCCCTTCATCCCCGTCCCAAGCACAAACACTACATCCCGACCCACGCCCCCGCcccc encodes:
- a CDS encoding uncharacterized protein (COG:S;~EggNog:ENOG410PPUE;~InterPro:IPR032675), which codes for MAVTLPSEILFMVLDNLGDEGDHNSLYQCALASRHFTEHALAVLYRIYDASPLRGGGTEDEQLRTQARRPMFAPASFREDQNPTLRKWITLWRSIVLSTLDLTYLPYYSYIRYLDLDDLGNLLGSGSTVKDELYTPELLEFVSQEYVSEGNKRRRSPRTLPENEWIKVKLGSAIVKKNALIRGMSCDVQPTILNEWVEGSPQLQSLTVWSGSALSQRAGDKIRDHCPEFKQLRIYIWQNKPPGNAEAEAEDLFNALRPNSLEYFEVLSFSHLGPRSIKALGTQKDSLTELKLTSLTIDTIRELPSLTALPNLEVLSLTDSVPAVWDESFYTNLGLVADWIRTCTRLKRLEVRKFMHDAELLSQVMMSDDIHLTSLSFAGFKLTRSGGFLPALGSHTSLQTLYLRGEGSEDPRDSNLLVDAVGVLGNLRELELKDVSDWFTMEQVQAVTSFLPHLERLWISGDAFNDSVWPAFVCLTKLKSLAIYALSNFTANGVVDFISQLGPGNNGLSLSILNAISGVNFPDEALGMIREMLAANLDGTFDFGLAQEEFSDADSDSELSD
- a CDS encoding putative DNA repair protein rad9 (COG:D,L;~EggNog:ENOG410PHQ5;~InterPro:IPR026584,IPR007268;~PFAM:PF04139;~SECRETED:SignalP(1-19);~go_component: GO:0030896 - checkpoint clamp complex [Evidence IEA];~go_process: GO:0000077 - DNA damage checkpoint [Evidence IEA];~go_process: GO:0006281 - DNA repair [Evidence IEA]) gives rise to the protein MTTLSLCLLPGALSRFQDALVCLAKNGETVGIEAEYDLLRLSSLNSSKTAYSSFVFDPEKFFENYEFSVSSRSSNTRKFSCQVYLKALLSVFPGRNNRRDKDTAVERCEIEVREHPDETECRIVIRMICGLGVIKSYKLTYESTSIHHAVFDRSQAINEWSIDPLFLKEITTHFSPSAEQLDIYAENNKVIFTSFTTKITDGNDTLRQPVHTSVAIDKTDFEHFLADDGVHVAISLKDFKAVISHAETSRVMITARYARPCRPLQLAYNFEGIRTEFTLMTTGEAGPEDLPSSSRPVPQLSARQTPAPIQVSQPSNPANARQIAPPRNRPIRPLTGTSSRGTAESTQATTQPQPSTKFDSLFVPADDDRQWDVPEDEEPEAEDMLGWDATADPDNPESLGPLLRDSEPALRDHDQMDLSHQDDMGIPPTQRMSQLHGLGLFD
- a CDS encoding RCC1 domain-containing protein (COG:D,Z;~EggNog:ENOG410PK9V;~InterPro:IPR009091,IPR000408;~PFAM:PF13540,PF00415) — encoded protein: MSPRPVPTLFAFGSNGSGQLGIGHDEDVSVPTPCIFADYTPSPAPTQTQVPRVSRIVAGGNHTLVLLDDGRVYAAGMNGDGRCGINSNSNPNSHSRFRFEGVTVVDEEEKDEESGGMYDVFTGVAATWEATVLVARRRAHEGEGGGGGVGRDVVFVLGTGMKGELGLGTEMTQAQVGKIRDFPPRGLEVVSIAAGMGHVVVVLSDGAVYGWGASRKGQLGGGLVGEKIVWEPKRIEGVPFRVTDAVCGREFTVLCGDGEKGEFVVLGSLGDKWGILAGTPAAEDVKGYLKMDASWHGVYVHQKDMSVLAWGRNDRGQLPPGDLRSAKEVAVGSEHALALLDDRSVVAFGWGEHGNCGPNTDAQGNVKGTCNRVPLPEGGFEVVGVGAGCATSWIIAS